One genomic window of Gemmatimonadaceae bacterium includes the following:
- a CDS encoding ROK family protein, with protein sequence MRIGIDLGGTKIEGLALDDDGTERARRRVPTPGDYPGTVGEIAALVEALEIEVGATTTVGIGIPGAVTPSTGLVKNANSVWLIGQPLARDLEQRLHRPIRVANDADCFALSEATDGAAAGAATVFGVILGTGVGGGIVVNGRCLEGPNLICGEWGHNPLPWPKADEFEGPSCYCGKRGCIEAWLSGPGFERDFATRCGVTRSARSAREIVAAAHSGEPLARETLERYHDRLARALASIINVLDPWVIVLGGGMSNTPDLSAAVTQRLPHWVFSDQVATRVVRNQHGDSSGVRGAAWLWPPATPP encoded by the coding sequence ATGCGCATCGGAATCGACCTCGGTGGGACCAAAATCGAAGGCCTCGCGCTGGACGACGACGGCACGGAACGCGCCCGACGCCGCGTCCCCACACCGGGCGACTACCCTGGGACCGTCGGCGAGATCGCGGCGCTGGTGGAGGCACTCGAAATCGAGGTCGGCGCCACGACCACCGTCGGCATAGGGATTCCCGGCGCGGTGACGCCCTCCACGGGCCTCGTCAAAAACGCCAACTCGGTCTGGCTCATTGGACAGCCTCTGGCCCGTGATCTCGAACAGCGACTCCACCGTCCCATTCGTGTCGCCAACGACGCCGACTGTTTCGCACTCTCCGAAGCCACGGATGGCGCCGCCGCCGGCGCGGCAACCGTATTCGGCGTCATCCTCGGCACCGGCGTCGGGGGCGGCATCGTGGTCAACGGCCGGTGCCTCGAGGGCCCCAATCTCATTTGCGGCGAATGGGGTCACAATCCGTTGCCGTGGCCAAAGGCCGACGAGTTTGAGGGGCCGTCGTGCTATTGCGGCAAGCGAGGGTGCATCGAAGCCTGGCTGTCGGGACCGGGGTTTGAACGAGATTTCGCGACCCGCTGCGGCGTGACCCGCTCGGCGCGATCGGCCCGAGAGATTGTCGCGGCGGCGCACTCGGGTGAACCGCTCGCGCGGGAGACGTTGGAGCGTTATCACGATCGGCTGGCCCGGGCCCTCGCATCGATCATCAATGTGCTCGACCCCTGGGTGATCGTTCTGGGTGGCGGTATGTCGAATACACCGGACCTGAGCGCCGCCGTCACGCAGCGCCTGCCGCACTGGGTGTTTTCCGATCAGGTGGCCACGCGCGTTGTCCGGAATCAGCATGGTGATTCCAGCGGCGTCCGTGGCGCCGCCTGGTTGTGGCCGCCCGCCACGCCGCCGTGA
- a CDS encoding aminoacyl-tRNA hydrolase: MVTPRWRIPRPARLPRMKVIVGLGNPGREYEGTRHNVGWWLVDHLARRWHFESWKKDGDSLSATGLVGTKKVKLMKPQTYMNLSGGVLRPVLRRDGFVVAQDLLIIVDELAVPVGEFRLRAAGSAGGHNGLKSVEAHTKTQMYPRLRIGIRPVDERRTIGDMADFVLHTMPRDERELVEGIFEKVTQAVELWIAEGTEKAVSTMGR; the protein is encoded by the coding sequence ATGGTCACACCACGCTGGCGCATTCCGCGCCCCGCTCGTCTCCCCCGCATGAAAGTCATTGTCGGACTCGGCAATCCCGGACGCGAGTACGAAGGCACCCGCCACAATGTCGGCTGGTGGCTGGTCGATCACCTTGCCCGTCGCTGGCACTTCGAGTCGTGGAAAAAGGACGGCGACAGCCTCTCGGCCACCGGCCTGGTTGGCACCAAAAAGGTCAAGCTCATGAAGCCGCAGACGTACATGAATCTCAGCGGCGGCGTGTTGCGACCGGTCTTGCGGCGTGACGGATTCGTCGTCGCGCAGGATCTCTTGATTATCGTCGACGAGTTGGCCGTTCCTGTCGGCGAGTTTCGGTTGCGCGCCGCCGGCAGCGCTGGCGGGCACAACGGGCTCAAGAGCGTCGAGGCGCACACCAAGACCCAGATGTACCCGCGGCTTCGTATTGGTATTCGCCCGGTGGATGAACGTCGCACCATCGGCGACATGGCCGATTTCGTGCTGCACACCATGCCGCGCGACGAGCGTGAGCTGGTGGAAGGGATTTTCGAAAAGGTGACGCAAGCCGTCGAGCTGTGGATTGCCGAGGGCACCGAGAAGGCCGTGAGCACGATGGGCCGCTAA
- a CDS encoding M28 family peptidase — MKRFAVFSGVLVVPVLLGAQDAPKPQTVGAAPAPVTTLPLKLAPKPTKAAITAEDLMTRLYVFADDSMMGREAGTLGSVKATDYLAAEAKRIGLIPAGDNGTYFQTLPLKQRKVDPMSTFMAGTAPLAFGKDWAVGGQSTFNKENLETVYGGVYGDTVNRITSEQAAGKLVVMSVPLTGPAINGAVQSPESPVPASAAAVALLLPGQVMPQVAAYMHRAGITVADGPPEPLRVFLAAGAASMIFTKALNELVIGDAGAKVAMNAIVTMTDNEFPARNVVGILPGSDPVLKNQYVAVGAHSDHEGMSRTALAHDSMLVFNRIVRPGGAEDGGKKATPEQVTQINAELVELRKKTPARSDSVFNGADDDGSGSVAVLEIAESMAAAKTKPKRSTLFVWHVGEEKGLWGSHFFTEHSTVPRDSIVAQLNMDMVGRGAPSDQTGMTKDGKELRGGPDYLQLVGSRRLSTELGDMVDRINTGKKHGFTFDYAMDANDHPMNIYCRSDHYEYAKFGIPVTFFTTGGHSAYHQLTDEPQYIDYPHMTRVAKLVADIALELGNGAKRPLVDKPLLDPKGTCKQ, encoded by the coding sequence ATGAAACGTTTCGCCGTCTTCTCTGGCGTACTCGTAGTGCCCGTGCTGCTTGGTGCACAGGACGCCCCCAAGCCGCAAACAGTGGGCGCCGCGCCGGCCCCTGTCACCACGTTGCCGCTCAAGCTCGCGCCCAAGCCCACCAAGGCCGCCATCACCGCTGAAGACCTCATGACGCGGTTGTACGTCTTTGCCGACGACTCCATGATGGGTCGCGAAGCGGGGACCCTGGGCAGCGTCAAGGCCACCGACTATCTGGCGGCGGAAGCCAAGCGCATCGGACTGATTCCCGCCGGTGATAATGGCACCTACTTCCAGACGTTGCCGCTCAAGCAGCGCAAGGTCGATCCCATGAGCACGTTCATGGCCGGCACCGCGCCACTCGCGTTTGGCAAGGACTGGGCCGTGGGTGGGCAATCGACGTTCAACAAGGAGAATCTGGAAACGGTGTACGGTGGCGTGTACGGCGACACGGTCAACCGCATCACATCGGAACAGGCGGCCGGTAAACTGGTGGTGATGTCGGTGCCACTGACGGGTCCCGCCATCAATGGCGCCGTGCAATCACCCGAGTCACCGGTGCCGGCCAGCGCCGCCGCCGTGGCGTTGCTCTTGCCGGGGCAAGTCATGCCGCAGGTGGCAGCCTATATGCATCGTGCCGGCATCACGGTGGCAGACGGTCCACCCGAGCCACTGCGCGTGTTCCTCGCCGCCGGTGCCGCCAGCATGATCTTCACCAAGGCGCTCAACGAACTGGTGATTGGTGACGCGGGGGCCAAGGTCGCGATGAACGCCATCGTCACTATGACCGACAACGAATTCCCGGCGCGCAATGTCGTGGGCATCCTGCCCGGCAGCGACCCGGTGCTCAAGAATCAGTACGTCGCCGTGGGCGCGCACAGCGATCATGAAGGCATGTCGCGCACCGCCCTCGCGCACGACTCCATGCTGGTGTTCAATCGCATCGTGCGACCGGGTGGCGCCGAAGACGGGGGCAAGAAGGCCACTCCCGAGCAGGTGACGCAGATCAACGCCGAGCTGGTGGAACTGCGCAAGAAGACCCCGGCGCGCAGCGACTCGGTTTTCAACGGCGCGGACGACGACGGTTCCGGTTCAGTAGCGGTGCTGGAGATTGCCGAGTCGATGGCAGCGGCGAAAACCAAACCCAAGCGCTCAACCTTGTTCGTCTGGCACGTGGGCGAGGAGAAAGGGCTGTGGGGCTCGCACTTCTTCACCGAACACTCCACCGTCCCGCGCGACTCGATCGTGGCGCAGCTGAACATGGACATGGTGGGTCGTGGCGCGCCATCAGACCAGACGGGCATGACCAAGGACGGAAAGGAACTGCGCGGTGGCCCCGACTATCTGCAGTTGGTCGGTTCGCGTCGCCTTTCCACCGAGCTGGGCGACATGGTCGATCGCATCAACACGGGCAAGAAGCACGGCTTCACGTTCGATTACGCGATGGATGCGAACGACCACCCGATGAACATCTACTGCCGCAGCGATCACTACGAGTACGCCAAGTTCGGCATTCCGGTCACCTTCTTCACCACCGGCGGCCACTCGGCCTATCACCAGCTCACCGACGAGCCGCAGTACATCGACTATCCGCACATGACGCGCGTGGCAAAGCTGGTGGCCGATATCGCACTGGAACTGGGCAATGGCGCCAAGCGGCCATTGGTGGACAAGCCGCTGCTGGATCCCAAGGGAACGTGTAAGCAGTAG
- a CDS encoding 1-acyl-sn-glycerol-3-phosphate acyltransferase yields the protein MTVRSWPHVLEWTLGISALLAIGGVLVARVLRRAGRRTLFRHRGRIDRYKFTRKSYVIAHVLREPDVAHAVRVHAAEHGESETVTWERVHRYLDEIVPFFNILAYYRLGYNASRFVLGLFYKVSVEYERPDPFRGLPRDSVVIYLMNHRSNADYVLVAYVMMGAVSISYAVGEWARAFPLEYLFKSFGSYFIRRRYREPLYHAVLQAYVQLITRNQVTQGIFPEGGLTRDGALRPAKIGLLDYAIGVARDPAVRARMYVVPVGINYDRVLEDRSLLRELELHAQRPVTSRLAQVREVGRFLFWNGTRVLTGRWRRYGRAAVTIGAPVAIDTWLTSLEHDGVSLFTLPRADRLSRLQGFCDQVLARIGAIIPVTPVPLACAALQSFDADFIPRAQLLERMEAMRDVLQELNGRIVRADGDIAETFDRAYRMLRMRRIIARAGDGYLVLPKGRALITYYANSIVPLLGPFAAGVKARDRLPVDEAMY from the coding sequence ATGACCGTGCGCTCGTGGCCGCACGTGCTGGAGTGGACGCTGGGCATTTCGGCGCTGCTCGCCATAGGCGGTGTGCTGGTGGCGCGCGTGCTGCGACGCGCCGGGCGCCGGACGCTGTTCCGACATCGCGGTCGCATCGATCGCTACAAGTTCACGCGGAAATCGTACGTCATCGCCCATGTGTTGCGTGAGCCCGACGTGGCGCACGCCGTGCGCGTGCACGCCGCGGAACACGGCGAAAGTGAAACGGTGACCTGGGAACGCGTGCACCGGTATCTCGACGAGATTGTCCCGTTCTTCAACATTCTCGCGTACTACCGGCTTGGCTACAACGCCAGCCGGTTCGTGCTGGGGCTGTTCTACAAGGTGTCGGTGGAATACGAGCGACCCGATCCGTTTCGCGGCCTGCCCCGCGACTCGGTGGTGATCTACCTGATGAATCACCGTTCCAACGCCGACTATGTGCTGGTGGCGTACGTGATGATGGGTGCGGTGTCCATCTCGTACGCGGTCGGCGAATGGGCGCGCGCGTTTCCGCTGGAATATCTGTTCAAGAGCTTCGGTTCGTACTTCATCCGACGCCGCTATCGTGAACCGCTGTACCATGCCGTCCTGCAAGCCTACGTCCAACTGATTACGCGCAATCAGGTCACGCAGGGCATCTTTCCCGAAGGCGGCCTGACGCGCGACGGTGCGCTGCGGCCGGCGAAGATCGGCCTGCTGGACTACGCCATCGGCGTAGCGCGCGACCCCGCCGTTCGTGCGCGCATGTACGTGGTGCCCGTCGGCATCAACTACGACCGCGTGTTGGAAGATCGCTCACTGCTGCGCGAATTGGAGTTGCATGCGCAGCGACCGGTCACGTCGCGACTGGCGCAGGTGCGCGAAGTGGGACGGTTCCTGTTCTGGAACGGCACCCGCGTGCTGACCGGACGCTGGCGCCGCTATGGACGCGCCGCCGTCACGATCGGCGCGCCAGTGGCGATTGATACCTGGCTCACCTCGTTGGAGCATGACGGAGTGTCCCTGTTCACGCTGCCTCGCGCCGACCGGTTGTCGCGACTGCAGGGCTTCTGCGATCAGGTTCTGGCCCGCATCGGCGCCATCATTCCCGTCACGCCGGTGCCATTGGCCTGCGCGGCGCTGCAGAGTTTCGATGCCGACTTCATTCCGCGCGCGCAACTGCTGGAACGCATGGAGGCCATGCGCGACGTGTTGCAGGAGCTGAATGGCCGAATTGTCCGCGCCGATGGCGATATCGCGGAGACCTTCGACCGAGCGTACCGGATGCTGCGCATGCGCCGCATCATCGCCCGCGCCGGCGACGGGTACCTGGTGCTCCCCAAGGGACGTGCGCTGATCACCTATTACGCCAACAGCATCGTGCCGCTGCTGGGGCCGTTCGCGGCCGGGGTCAAGGCGAGAGACCGCCTGCCAGTGGACGAGGCGATGTACTGA
- a CDS encoding exo-alpha-sialidase, translating to MPFKLVRRALVGSLVWAAAACGDRGDGDVAALGQPVAIETPAPMGSNTPSLVTRPDGTTLLSWTERRADSSIAIRVAGFRAAQWDTTRTIGEGRPFFVNWADFPSVTVLGNGALAAHWLEREGTSKYAYGIRVVRSNDSGRTWSAPVTPHTDGLPAEHGFVTLWPDGVDGLGVAWLDGRKSAMPDSVKETTVRTAVVAADGSLQREALLDARSCDCCQVVSAATRSGHVVVYRNRSAEEIRDIVAVRTQGTGWSEPVTVHADNWHYPGCPVNGPSVVARGDTVVVAWFTAANDTARVLVARSVDGGATFGPPTRVDDGDPLGRVAVVFDRAGDAVVAWMERRTPETSDVRVRRIAGGQRSASQTVTTTSAARQSGFPRLAVVADTLMVAWTAVAPSLQVRMAQLQLFSHTPR from the coding sequence ATGCCCTTCAAACTCGTGCGTCGTGCGCTCGTTGGGAGCCTCGTCTGGGCCGCCGCGGCCTGTGGTGATCGCGGTGACGGTGACGTGGCCGCGCTCGGACAGCCAGTGGCGATTGAGACGCCGGCGCCGATGGGATCGAACACGCCGTCGCTGGTCACGCGACCAGACGGCACCACCCTATTGTCCTGGACCGAGCGACGCGCCGATTCCTCTATCGCGATTCGGGTGGCCGGCTTTCGCGCGGCGCAATGGGATACCACGCGCACGATTGGTGAGGGGCGACCGTTCTTTGTGAACTGGGCCGACTTCCCGTCGGTCACGGTGCTGGGCAACGGCGCGCTGGCCGCACACTGGCTGGAGCGTGAGGGCACCAGCAAGTATGCCTATGGCATTCGCGTGGTGCGTTCGAATGACAGCGGACGCACCTGGAGCGCACCCGTTACGCCGCACACCGACGGATTGCCGGCGGAGCATGGGTTTGTCACACTGTGGCCCGACGGCGTCGATGGGTTGGGTGTGGCGTGGCTTGACGGCCGCAAGAGCGCAATGCCCGACAGCGTCAAGGAAACCACCGTGCGCACGGCCGTGGTGGCCGCGGATGGGTCCCTGCAGCGTGAAGCACTACTGGATGCGCGAAGCTGCGACTGTTGCCAGGTGGTCAGTGCCGCCACGCGCAGCGGACATGTCGTGGTATACCGCAATCGATCGGCGGAGGAGATTCGCGACATCGTGGCGGTGCGCACGCAAGGCACTGGGTGGAGCGAGCCGGTCACGGTGCATGCCGACAACTGGCATTATCCAGGGTGTCCGGTGAATGGACCGTCGGTAGTGGCGCGAGGCGACACGGTGGTGGTGGCCTGGTTCACGGCCGCGAATGACACCGCACGCGTGCTGGTGGCGCGCAGTGTCGACGGGGGCGCCACGTTCGGGCCGCCCACGCGCGTGGACGATGGTGACCCACTGGGTCGCGTGGCGGTGGTGTTCGACCGTGCGGGCGATGCGGTCGTGGCGTGGATGGAACGGCGCACACCGGAAACCTCCGATGTCCGCGTGCGTAGAATTGCCGGTGGTCAACGGTCAGCGTCGCAAACGGTGACCACTACATCGGCCGCCCGACAGAGCGGATTCCCGCGCTTGGCGGTGGTAGCCGACACTTTGATGGTCGCCTGGACGGCCGTGGCGCCGTCGTTACAGGTTCGCATGGCGCAGCTTCAACTCTTCTCACACACCCCACGATGA
- a CDS encoding ribose-phosphate pyrophosphokinase, translating into MDAQTSARGFKILAGTSNRPLAEEVAKVLGAELCKVTCSRFADGEVFVRIDENIRGADVFVVQSTNPPAENMMELLLLIDAARRASAARVTAVMPYFGYARQDRKDQPRVAIGAKLVANIIEKAGADRVLGLDLHAHQLQGFFDVPVDHLYAAPVFTNYFRKKELRDLCVVAPDVGSAKMARGFAKRLDATFAIIDKRRPKANVAEVMNVVGEVEGRDCLIPDDMIDTAGTVSEAARALKNLGANDIYVCATHALFSGPAVERLNAAPITEVVVTDTINLPPERRFDSLRVLSVGELLAKAIRFTHADQSVSVLFE; encoded by the coding sequence ATGGACGCACAGACCAGCGCTCGCGGCTTCAAGATTCTCGCCGGCACTTCCAATCGGCCGCTGGCCGAGGAGGTGGCGAAGGTGCTGGGAGCGGAGCTGTGCAAGGTGACGTGCAGTCGTTTCGCCGACGGCGAGGTGTTTGTCCGCATCGACGAGAATATCCGTGGTGCCGACGTCTTTGTGGTCCAGTCCACCAATCCGCCGGCAGAAAACATGATGGAGCTGCTGCTCCTCATCGACGCCGCGCGACGCGCGTCGGCGGCTCGCGTAACCGCCGTCATGCCCTACTTCGGCTACGCGCGTCAGGACCGCAAGGATCAGCCGCGCGTGGCCATCGGCGCCAAGCTGGTGGCCAACATCATTGAAAAGGCCGGCGCCGATCGCGTCCTCGGGCTGGACCTGCACGCCCATCAGTTGCAGGGCTTCTTTGACGTCCCGGTCGACCATCTGTACGCCGCGCCGGTGTTCACGAACTACTTCCGCAAGAAGGAACTCCGGGACCTGTGCGTGGTCGCCCCCGATGTCGGGTCGGCCAAGATGGCGCGCGGATTTGCCAAGCGGTTGGATGCCACGTTTGCCATCATCGACAAACGGCGCCCCAAGGCCAACGTGGCCGAAGTGATGAATGTGGTCGGTGAAGTGGAGGGACGCGATTGTCTCATCCCCGACGACATGATCGACACCGCAGGCACCGTCTCCGAGGCCGCCCGCGCGCTCAAGAATCTCGGCGCCAACGACATCTACGTGTGCGCCACGCATGCCTTGTTTTCCGGTCCGGCAGTGGAACGCCTCAACGCCGCACCGATCACCGAAGTCGTGGTCACCGACACGATCAACCTGCCACCCGAGCGCCGCTTTGATTCACTGCGCGTGCTCTCGGTGGGCGAGTTGCTCGCGAAGGCGATCCGGTTCACACACGCCGATCAGTCGGTGAGTGTGTTGTTTGAGTGA
- a CDS encoding 50S ribosomal protein L25 produces the protein MATVALSATVRTENGKGAARKIRQAGNIPSVIYGHGREPQSLLTNARETERLLKGIATSATVIELSIEGKVARTLIREIQRHPFKRHIMHIDFQELVAGETVSVRCPIAYVGVPDGVRHEGGLLDQIMHELHIEVDPSNIPNHIDVDVSGLKLGKSLHVGDLTMPAGIKVMDDADMTVCVVQAPKTATDAVVADGAPEPELIRKVKPDDEK, from the coding sequence ATGGCTACTGTAGCACTTTCCGCGACCGTCCGTACCGAGAATGGCAAGGGCGCGGCGCGCAAGATTCGTCAGGCGGGCAACATTCCGTCGGTCATTTACGGACATGGTCGTGAGCCGCAGTCGCTGCTCACGAACGCGCGCGAAACCGAGCGCCTGCTCAAGGGCATCGCCACCAGCGCTACCGTCATTGAACTGAGCATCGAAGGCAAGGTGGCGCGCACGCTCATCCGCGAAATCCAGCGCCATCCGTTCAAGCGGCATATCATGCACATCGACTTCCAGGAACTGGTGGCCGGTGAGACCGTGTCGGTGCGCTGCCCCATCGCCTACGTCGGCGTGCCCGATGGCGTGCGGCATGAAGGCGGTCTGCTCGACCAGATCATGCATGAGCTCCACATCGAAGTCGATCCGTCCAACATCCCCAACCACATCGACGTCGATGTGTCGGGACTCAAGCTGGGCAAGTCGCTGCACGTGGGCGACCTGACCATGCCGGCTGGCATCAAGGTGATGGATGACGCCGATATGACCGTGTGCGTGGTGCAGGCGCCGAAGACCGCCACGGATGCGGTGGTGGCCGACGGCGCGCCCGAACCCGAACTCATTCGCAAGGTCAAGCCGGACGACGAGAAGTAA
- a CDS encoding PAS domain S-box protein, whose product MGSAHVDVLETIEGLPPLTGVGRTAATDTLERMRARTTRIRWYAGAVVAAILGALVTAAVHRATGAYYPFISGFAMVALVAGGFGPTVVAALGSIALAHLVPPVGAMFPHTSPELVRLAANTTLLIVASAMSGLFRRSRLATYEREERLERAAASVRELLDESSDAIALTDSEMRVTYVNARAERLFGYSKGAAIGRTVDSIITPDSQAHLPLQLNALFAGQTIRTDRTAFRADGTIIDIEISARLLQGGRLLASIRDVGDSKREAERQRAERDLLDGILATSVAGVLMVDTDGDIVFANRRAESILQLKKASPSSRSYLKPVWRQAALDGGEWSREMQPFRRVVASGTAVFDVRMAIVWPDGRRMPLSVNGAPLRGADGQMQGVVFAVNDISHALAAEHALRESDRQLEQITNAMPGIVYQYVIDAQGRDRFIFVSHFSEQLLGRSARQLLDTVESAWTLVHPDDIAPTKQSLMHSYHSLAPWIHEFRIQDVHSTGSWRWVSGHAVPQRGPDEGSVLWNGIFIDITDRKTLEDDLRQAQRIESVGRLAGGIAHDFNNLLTVIMGQAELLSMDLGGDVRYADGVQQIRSAAESGNALTRQLLGFARKQVVAPQVIDLNTLAKRVPPLVGRLVGESIELTLVLADDPPHVRVDPAQLDQVLVNLAVNARDAMPDGGTLVIQTRRVEPELSTRADSLMLPTGPLAEISVRDTGTGMPDDVRDRAFEPFFTTKGLGKGTGLGLATSYGIVSQAGGTILIDSTPGAGTCVRVLLPITEDAVVPSRQRKPSITPTGHETVLVVDDDAPVRGVTATALRRQGYRVIEAESGAAALTVSRAERGRIHALVTDVAMPHMSGPALAEQLVRERPDLRVLFVSGYADDGIAHHGVLDEGVMLLQKPYDIRDLAARVRELLELKPSGAT is encoded by the coding sequence ATGGGATCAGCGCACGTCGACGTCCTCGAGACGATCGAAGGACTACCGCCACTGACAGGCGTGGGCCGCACGGCGGCGACCGATACGTTAGAGCGGATGCGGGCGCGCACGACGCGCATTCGATGGTACGCTGGGGCCGTGGTGGCTGCCATCCTTGGCGCGCTGGTCACCGCGGCCGTCCACCGTGCCACCGGCGCGTACTACCCGTTCATTTCGGGCTTTGCGATGGTGGCCCTGGTCGCCGGCGGCTTTGGCCCAACCGTGGTCGCGGCGCTGGGCAGCATCGCCCTGGCGCATCTGGTGCCTCCCGTTGGCGCCATGTTCCCGCACACTTCGCCCGAACTGGTGCGCCTTGCCGCCAACACGACGCTGCTGATTGTGGCCTCAGCCATGTCCGGCCTGTTTCGCCGCAGTCGGCTGGCCACGTACGAGCGCGAGGAACGACTTGAGCGCGCCGCCGCCAGTGTTCGCGAACTGCTGGACGAGTCGAGCGACGCCATTGCGTTGACCGATAGTGAAATGCGCGTCACCTATGTGAATGCGCGCGCCGAGCGGCTGTTCGGGTATTCGAAGGGCGCGGCGATCGGTCGCACGGTGGACTCGATCATCACCCCCGATTCGCAGGCGCATTTGCCCCTGCAGTTGAATGCGCTGTTCGCGGGACAGACGATTCGCACGGATCGTACGGCGTTTCGCGCCGATGGCACGATCATCGACATCGAAATCTCGGCGCGGTTGCTGCAAGGCGGTCGATTGCTGGCGTCCATTCGCGATGTCGGTGACAGCAAACGAGAGGCCGAACGACAGCGAGCGGAACGTGATCTGCTGGACGGGATCCTGGCCACCAGTGTGGCCGGCGTGTTGATGGTCGACACCGATGGCGACATAGTGTTTGCGAACCGCCGGGCGGAGAGCATCCTCCAGTTGAAGAAGGCGTCGCCGTCCTCCCGCAGCTACCTGAAGCCGGTGTGGCGGCAAGCCGCCCTCGATGGCGGGGAGTGGTCACGCGAGATGCAGCCCTTCCGTCGCGTGGTGGCGTCGGGCACCGCCGTGTTTGACGTGCGCATGGCCATCGTGTGGCCCGACGGACGCCGCATGCCCTTGTCGGTCAACGGCGCGCCGCTGCGTGGCGCGGATGGGCAGATGCAGGGTGTGGTGTTCGCGGTCAACGATATCAGTCACGCGCTCGCGGCGGAACACGCGTTGCGCGAGAGCGATCGCCAGTTGGAGCAGATCACCAATGCCATGCCCGGCATCGTGTACCAGTATGTGATCGATGCACAGGGGCGCGATCGGTTCATCTTTGTCAGTCATTTCAGTGAACAGTTGCTGGGGCGGTCAGCCCGACAACTGCTGGATACCGTGGAGTCGGCGTGGACGCTGGTGCATCCGGACGACATAGCGCCAACCAAGCAGTCCCTGATGCATTCCTATCACTCATTGGCCCCGTGGATTCACGAGTTTCGGATTCAGGACGTGCATTCAACCGGAAGCTGGCGCTGGGTGAGCGGACACGCCGTGCCGCAACGCGGGCCGGACGAGGGCAGTGTACTGTGGAACGGCATCTTCATCGACATCACCGACCGCAAGACGCTTGAGGATGACCTGCGGCAGGCGCAGCGCATCGAAAGTGTCGGACGACTGGCCGGTGGCATTGCGCATGATTTCAACAACCTGCTCACGGTGATCATGGGACAGGCCGAGTTGCTGTCCATGGACCTGGGCGGTGATGTGCGCTACGCCGACGGTGTGCAACAGATCCGCTCGGCGGCCGAATCCGGAAATGCCCTCACACGCCAGTTGCTGGGATTTGCCCGCAAGCAGGTTGTGGCACCGCAGGTGATCGACCTCAACACGCTTGCGAAGCGCGTGCCGCCGCTGGTCGGCAGACTTGTTGGCGAGTCGATCGAGCTGACGCTGGTGCTGGCCGATGATCCGCCGCATGTGCGGGTCGACCCGGCGCAACTGGATCAGGTGCTCGTGAACTTGGCGGTCAATGCCCGCGATGCAATGCCCGATGGTGGAACGCTGGTGATCCAGACCCGCCGTGTTGAACCGGAGTTGTCGACCCGTGCCGACAGTTTGATGTTGCCAACAGGACCGTTGGCCGAAATCAGTGTGCGGGACACCGGTACGGGCATGCCCGACGATGTGCGGGATCGCGCGTTTGAACCGTTCTTCACCACCAAGGGGCTGGGCAAGGGCACCGGTCTTGGACTGGCCACCTCGTACGGCATCGTGTCGCAGGCCGGTGGCACGATCTTGATCGACAGCACACCAGGCGCCGGGACGTGCGTACGCGTGTTGCTGCCCATCACCGAGGATGCCGTTGTCCCGTCCCGCCAGCGCAAACCCTCGATCACACCCACTGGGCACGAAACGGTATTGGTGGTGGACGATGACGCACCGGTGCGCGGCGTGACCGCCACTGCCCTTCGCCGTCAAGGCTATCGGGTCATCGAGGCCGAAAGCGGCGCCGCTGCATTGACAGTATCTCGCGCCGAGCGCGGACGCATTCATGCCCTGGTGACCGACGTGGCGATGCCGCACATGAGCGGTCCGGCGCTCGCCGAGCAATTGGTGCGCGAACGTCCGGACCTGCGCGTGCTGTTCGTGTCCGGCTACGCCGACGACGGGATCGCCCATCATGGTGTGCTCGATGAAGGGGTCATGCTCCTGCAAAAGCCATACGACATACGCGATCTGGCGGCGCGTGTGCGTGAGCTGCTTGAGCTCAAGCCCAGCGGTGCTACTTGA